Proteins from a genomic interval of Lelliottia amnigena:
- a CDS encoding flavocytochrome c: protein MDDLGLAFPGAIGIDNDEKIAGLAKIADAIKSKGSRALLQIYHGGRMVDPKLIGGRTPVGPSAVAARVEGAATPVALSGEDVCAMVGKFG from the coding sequence GTGGATGATTTAGGGCTGGCTTTCCCCGGCGCAATCGGCATTGATAATGACGAGAAAATCGCCGGTCTGGCAAAAATTGCCGATGCGATTAAGTCGAAAGGTTCCAGAGCGTTGCTGCAGATCTATCATGGCGGCCGTATGGTTGACCCGAAGCTGATTGGCGGGCGCACGCCTGTGGGGCCCAGCGCCGTTGCCGCGCGCGTGGAGGGGGCCGCCACGCCAGTCGCATTGAGCGGTGAAGACGTCTGTGCGATGGTCGGCAAGTTTGGGTGA
- a CDS encoding undecaprenyl phosphate 4-deoxy-4-formamido-L-arabinose transferase, with product MTEMIPQTLQTKWEVPAYERQLWLGKSQNYCVVIPVINEGDRIRHLLTKMAAINVSSYADIIIVDGGSTDGSLETEFLKELEVRGLILKTAPGKLSAQLRCAYAFALEQGYKGIVTIDGNDKDDPEAIPRFIEALEEGVDFVQASRFLPGGVQENTPKSRDFAIRYIHAPCLSLFSGFKWTDTTQGFRAYSSKMLLSPEIAPFRNVFMSYELLAYLSYRAPKLNFRCVELPTVRRYPVGEVPTKISSVKGNLSVLMVLFKACLGFYNVERNA from the coding sequence ATGACTGAAATGATACCTCAAACTCTCCAGACCAAATGGGAAGTTCCAGCATACGAACGCCAATTATGGTTGGGAAAATCACAAAATTACTGTGTAGTAATTCCAGTTATCAACGAAGGAGATCGTATTCGCCATTTATTGACTAAAATGGCCGCGATCAATGTTTCATCTTATGCCGATATTATTATTGTGGATGGTGGAAGTACGGACGGCTCCCTGGAAACAGAGTTTTTGAAGGAACTCGAAGTCCGTGGACTTATTTTAAAGACAGCGCCAGGGAAACTGAGTGCGCAATTACGTTGTGCATATGCATTTGCTCTTGAGCAAGGTTATAAAGGGATAGTGACAATTGATGGCAATGATAAAGACGATCCAGAAGCCATCCCTCGTTTTATAGAGGCACTTGAGGAAGGTGTGGATTTTGTGCAGGCATCACGGTTCTTGCCTGGCGGCGTGCAGGAGAACACGCCAAAATCGCGTGATTTTGCGATTAGATATATTCATGCTCCTTGCCTAAGTCTTTTTTCTGGCTTTAAATGGACGGATACTACACAGGGATTCCGGGCATATAGTAGTAAAATGCTTCTTTCTCCAGAGATAGCACCTTTCAGAAATGTGTTTATGAGCTATGAGTTATTAGCTTATTTGTCTTACCGGGCACCAAAACTTAATTTCCGCTGTGTAGAGTTACCCACTGTTCGTCGTTATCCTGTTGGTGAAGTGCCAACTAAAATTAGTAGCGTTAAAGGTAACCTATCCGTATTAATGGTACTATTTAAAGCTTGCCTCGGTTTTTATAATGTTGAGAGAAATGCATGA
- the fumB gene encoding fumarate hydratase class I, anaerobic, protein MSNKPFYYQNPFPLDHDDTDYYLLTKDHISVAEFAGQEILKVDPEALTLLAQQAFHDAAFMLRPSHQKQVAAILRDPDASENDKYVALQFLRNSEIAAKGVLPTCQDTGTAIIMGKKGQRVWTGGGDDAALSQGVYNTYIEDNLRYSQNAALDMYKEVNTGTNLPAQIDLYSVDGDEYKFLCMAKGGGSANKTYLYQETKALITPAKLKNYLVEKMRSLGTAACPPYHIAFVIGGTSAESTLKTVKLASTRYYDGLPTEGNEHGQAFRDVQLEQALLQEAQNLGLGAQFGGKYFAHDIRVIRLPRHGASCPVGMGVSCSADRNIKAKINRDGIWIEKLEHNPAQYIPESLREQGEGDVVSINLNSSMEEILAQLSAYPVSTRLSLNGTIIVARDMAHAKLKELLDNGEELPQYVKDHPIYYAGPAKTPEGYASGSLGPTTAGRMDSYVDLLQSHGASMVMLAKGNRSQQVTDACNTHGGFYLGSIGGPAAVLAQNSIKNLECVAYPELGMEAIWKIEVENFPAFILVDDKGNDFFQQIQNKQCAGCSQR, encoded by the coding sequence ATGTCGAACAAACCCTTTTATTATCAGAACCCTTTCCCGCTCGATCACGACGACACCGACTATTATCTGCTGACCAAAGATCATATCTCCGTGGCAGAATTTGCGGGCCAGGAAATTCTAAAAGTCGACCCCGAAGCCCTGACGCTGCTCGCGCAGCAGGCTTTCCACGACGCGGCCTTTATGCTGCGACCCTCGCACCAGAAACAGGTGGCGGCCATTCTTCGCGATCCCGACGCCAGCGAGAACGATAAATACGTCGCGCTTCAGTTCCTGCGTAATTCGGAAATCGCAGCAAAAGGCGTGTTACCGACCTGCCAGGACACGGGTACGGCCATCATCATGGGCAAAAAAGGCCAACGCGTGTGGACCGGCGGCGGTGACGACGCCGCGTTAAGTCAGGGCGTGTACAACACCTATATCGAAGACAATCTGCGATACTCGCAAAATGCTGCGCTGGATATGTACAAAGAGGTGAATACCGGGACCAACTTACCGGCGCAAATCGACCTGTATAGCGTCGATGGCGATGAGTATAAGTTCCTGTGTATGGCAAAAGGCGGCGGCTCCGCCAACAAAACCTATCTGTACCAGGAAACCAAAGCGCTCATTACCCCTGCGAAATTGAAAAATTATCTCGTGGAAAAAATGCGCTCACTGGGGACCGCAGCGTGCCCGCCGTATCACATCGCGTTTGTCATTGGCGGTACGTCAGCAGAAAGTACGCTGAAAACCGTCAAACTGGCGTCGACCCGTTACTACGATGGGTTGCCAACGGAGGGGAATGAGCACGGTCAGGCGTTCCGTGACGTTCAGCTCGAACAGGCACTATTACAAGAAGCGCAGAATCTCGGCTTAGGTGCGCAGTTCGGCGGTAAATACTTTGCCCATGATATTCGCGTGATTCGACTCCCGCGCCACGGAGCCTCCTGCCCTGTCGGCATGGGCGTCTCCTGCTCGGCTGACCGCAACATCAAAGCCAAAATCAACCGTGACGGGATCTGGATAGAAAAACTGGAGCACAATCCGGCGCAATACATTCCTGAATCGCTGCGTGAGCAAGGTGAAGGCGACGTTGTCAGCATCAATCTGAACAGTTCGATGGAGGAGATTCTGGCGCAGCTTTCTGCATATCCGGTTTCCACCCGACTGTCGCTGAACGGCACCATCATCGTGGCGCGCGACATGGCCCATGCGAAGCTCAAAGAGCTTCTCGATAACGGCGAAGAACTGCCGCAGTACGTAAAAGATCATCCGATTTATTACGCGGGCCCGGCGAAAACGCCTGAAGGTTATGCATCCGGTTCATTAGGCCCCACCACGGCAGGTCGTATGGACTCGTATGTGGATTTACTGCAATCGCACGGTGCCAGTATGGTGATGCTCGCAAAAGGCAACCGCAGCCAGCAGGTAACCGATGCTTGTAACACCCACGGCGGGTTCTATCTCGGCAGTATCGGCGGCCCAGCAGCGGTGCTGGCGCAAAACAGCATAAAAAATCTGGAATGTGTGGCGTACCCGGAACTGGGAATGGAAGCGATCTGGAAAATCGAAGTCGAGAACTTCCCGGCCTTTATTCTTGTCGATGATAAAGGCAACGACTTCTTCCAGCAGATTCAGAACAAGCAGTGTGCCGGATGCTCTCAGCGTTAA
- a CDS encoding flavocytochrome c produces MSTNERILSPFTLPNGTELKNRLLMAPMTPARGITTGRSPASW; encoded by the coding sequence ATGAGCACTAACGAACGCATTCTAAGCCCGTTCACATTACCGAATGGCACCGAGTTAAAAAACCGTTTGTTAATGGCCCCAATGACACCTGCACGGGGTATTACGACGGGACGGTCACCAGCGAGCTGGTGA
- the dcuS_1 gene encoding sensory histidine kinase DcuS — protein MVSSVIGSVLLVIFALYFMQITKATRDGVKDTALAIARTLADSPDVKRGLLLSAQKSQIQPVAEAITRRNDLLFAVVTNMQGVRYSHPDKHLIGKNFIGEDLKPALAGNENVSVNHGVLAEALRVFTPVYDDQHRQIGVVAIGISLNKVDEEISRSRWGVIWTVLFSALMGTLGTWGLVHLLKRILFGLEPYEISALFEQRQAMLQSLKEGVIAIDSQGRVTMINHTARQILLLPTPQRGNAPSRSDARLAAQGIADG, from the coding sequence ATGGTCAGCAGTGTGATTGGATCGGTGTTGCTGGTCATCTTTGCCCTCTACTTTATGCAGATCACCAAGGCGACGCGAGACGGCGTGAAAGACACCGCGCTTGCCATCGCCAGAACGCTGGCCGACAGTCCCGACGTCAAACGTGGCCTGCTGTTATCCGCACAGAAAAGTCAGATTCAGCCTGTCGCAGAAGCTATCACTCGACGCAACGATCTGCTTTTCGCCGTGGTCACCAATATGCAGGGTGTGCGGTATTCTCATCCTGATAAGCACCTGATCGGAAAGAATTTTATCGGTGAGGATCTTAAACCTGCGCTCGCCGGAAATGAAAATGTGTCGGTTAACCACGGTGTGCTGGCAGAAGCCCTGCGCGTTTTCACGCCGGTTTATGATGACCAGCACCGGCAAATCGGGGTGGTGGCGATTGGCATATCGCTCAATAAGGTGGATGAAGAGATCAGCCGCAGCCGTTGGGGCGTTATCTGGACGGTATTATTCAGTGCGTTGATGGGTACTCTGGGAACCTGGGGCCTGGTACATTTACTGAAACGCATTCTGTTTGGCCTTGAACCTTACGAAATTTCCGCTCTGTTTGAACAACGCCAGGCGATGCTGCAATCCCTGAAGGAAGGCGTGATTGCTATTGATAGTCAGGGTCGCGTGACAATGATTAACCACACCGCCCGCCAGATTCTGCTTCTGCCAACCCCACAGCGCGGAAATGCCCCATCACGTTCCGATGCTCGCCTCGCTGCGCAGGGTATCGCAGACGGGTAA
- the ttdT_1 gene encoding L-tartrate/succinate antiporter yields the protein MNDKTAVTPLAASKPKDGQARRLFMMALPIIVAILLLFVPVPDGLPPYAWHYFAIFVGVIVGLIFEPLPGAVIGLTGVIAIGLCSQWVLFSPEQLAEPSFKLAGASFKWAVSGFGNSTVWLIFGAFMFAAGYDKTRFGRRLALILVKYLGRRSLTLGYAITFADLLLAPFTPSNTARSGGTIYPIIANLPPLYGSKPNDPSARKIGSYLMWVAITAACITSSMFLSALAPNLLALALVKSIVGIDISWGTWFIAFLPVGVLLILVMPLLAYWFYPPEVKVNDEVPLWASRELEKLGKLSRNEILLLVFVCCALMMWIFATAWIEPAMAALLIVGLMLWTGVLEWNDITGNKAAWNTFVWFATLVALADGLSSTGFISWLGKEGGMLMSGISPGTATIVLLLAFYLLHYLFASTTAHTTALLPAMLTIAATIPGINMEVFVLLMVTSLGIMGIITPYGTGPSPIYYGSGYLPTKDYWRLGTLFGAIFLAALLLIGYPWMSMMF from the coding sequence ATGAATGATAAAACTGCTGTAACGCCCCTGGCGGCGAGCAAACCAAAGGATGGCCAGGCACGCCGTCTTTTCATGATGGCGCTGCCCATTATTGTGGCCATTCTGCTGTTATTTGTACCGGTGCCCGATGGGCTTCCGCCTTATGCCTGGCACTACTTCGCCATTTTTGTAGGGGTGATCGTCGGTTTGATTTTCGAACCGCTGCCGGGCGCAGTGATTGGCCTGACCGGCGTCATCGCCATCGGTCTGTGCAGTCAGTGGGTGCTGTTCAGCCCGGAACAGCTGGCCGAACCGTCGTTTAAGCTGGCAGGAGCCTCGTTTAAATGGGCGGTCAGCGGCTTTGGTAACTCTACCGTCTGGCTGATTTTCGGTGCCTTTATGTTCGCGGCAGGGTATGACAAAACGCGCTTTGGCCGCCGTCTGGCACTGATCCTGGTGAAATATCTGGGTCGCCGCAGCCTGACGCTTGGGTACGCCATCACCTTCGCGGACCTGCTTCTGGCACCCTTTACGCCGTCCAACACCGCGCGAAGCGGTGGCACGATCTACCCGATTATCGCCAACCTGCCGCCGCTGTACGGCTCAAAACCTAACGATCCCAGCGCTCGTAAAATCGGCTCCTATCTGATGTGGGTCGCGATTACGGCGGCGTGTATTACCAGCTCAATGTTCCTGTCTGCGCTTGCACCCAACCTGCTGGCACTGGCGCTGGTAAAAAGCATTGTGGGTATTGATATCTCCTGGGGCACCTGGTTTATCGCCTTCCTGCCGGTGGGCGTGCTGCTGATTCTGGTGATGCCGCTGCTGGCGTACTGGTTCTATCCGCCGGAAGTGAAAGTGAACGATGAAGTACCGCTTTGGGCAAGCCGTGAACTGGAGAAACTGGGCAAACTGTCGCGCAATGAAATCCTGCTGCTGGTCTTTGTGTGCTGCGCATTGATGATGTGGATTTTCGCGACCGCGTGGATCGAACCCGCCATGGCAGCGCTGTTAATCGTAGGCCTGATGCTGTGGACGGGCGTGCTGGAGTGGAACGATATCACTGGCAACAAAGCCGCGTGGAACACTTTCGTGTGGTTTGCCACCCTGGTTGCGCTGGCCGACGGTTTGTCCTCCACCGGATTTATTAGCTGGCTGGGTAAAGAGGGCGGCATGCTGATGAGCGGCATCTCTCCAGGCACCGCAACCATCGTGCTGCTGCTGGCGTTCTATCTGCTGCACTACCTGTTTGCGAGCACCACCGCGCATACCACTGCGCTGTTACCGGCCATGCTCACCATCGCCGCCACAATTCCGGGCATCAATATGGAGGTGTTCGTCCTGCTGATGGTCACATCGCTTGGCATTATGGGGATTATTACCCCCTACGGCACCGGCCCAAGCCCGATTTATTACGGTAGCGGCTACCTGCCAACCAAAGATTACTGGCGTCTCGGCACCCTCTTCGGCGCGATTTTCCTGGCCGCACTGCTGCTGATTGGGTATCCGTGGATGTCCATGATGTTCTGA
- the fccA gene encoding flavocytochrome c, protein MPGIRFDDTMYLLEKLAARGVDYLHFSVGATLRPSIVDTQDPTPLIEKYCAMRSDTLAQIPVMGVGGVVNAADVNEAIDHGYDLIAVGRATIAYPDWTDRIGQGETLELFMDSTRREALHIPEPLWRFSLVEAMIRDMSMGESKFKPGTFIETVQDDASELVVSVSLETDRISDIALASGPDHDVEFVTSFEEIRSRILDANTPHVDAITGATSQSEAVKKAVSKAMVKSSKALAAEEGVDPNAAKCVDVVVVGSGGAGLAAAIQAYDDGASVLIVEKMPSIGGNTIKASAGMNAAETRFQQVKGIQDSKELFYQESLKGGQNRNNPELLRCFVENAPEAIEWLATRGIMLNDITTTGGMSIDRTHRPKDGSAVGGYLVSGLVRNVNKRHIDVMLDTSVSDIIVENGEVTGVRLTTEEKETVTVTTKSVIVATGGFSANSQMVVRYRPDLDGFVTTNHKGATGGGIALLERIGAGTVDMGEIQIHPTVEQNTSYLISESIRGGGAILVSQQGNRFFNEMETRDKVSAHIIALPEKYAYIVFDEHVRAKNKAADEYIAKGLVTSASSPKALAEALGMDHHAFLATLERYNGFVEKQHDDDFGRTTALRAPINEGPFHAIRIAPGVHHTMGGVTVNPQTCVLDSADNVIPGAYAAGEVVGGIHGGNRIGGNAVADIIIFGTLAGHQAAMRSKKPG, encoded by the coding sequence TTGCCGGGCATCCGCTTCGACGACACGATGTACCTGCTGGAAAAACTGGCGGCGCGTGGGGTGGATTATCTGCACTTTTCAGTCGGCGCGACGCTGCGCCCGTCGATTGTCGATACCCAGGATCCGACGCCACTTATCGAAAAATATTGCGCCATGCGTTCAGACACGCTCGCGCAAATCCCTGTCATGGGCGTAGGCGGCGTGGTCAATGCCGCTGATGTGAACGAGGCAATTGATCACGGCTACGACCTGATCGCGGTGGGACGCGCGACGATCGCCTATCCGGACTGGACCGATCGCATTGGTCAGGGTGAAACGCTTGAACTGTTTATGGACAGCACCAGGCGAGAAGCGCTGCACATTCCGGAGCCGCTGTGGCGTTTCTCGCTGGTGGAAGCGATGATCCGCGACATGAGCATGGGCGAGTCAAAATTCAAGCCCGGCACGTTTATCGAAACGGTCCAGGATGACGCCAGCGAGCTGGTGGTCAGCGTCAGCCTCGAAACCGATCGTATCAGTGACATTGCGCTGGCATCCGGTCCCGACCACGACGTAGAGTTTGTGACCAGTTTTGAGGAGATCCGCAGCCGTATTCTCGACGCAAATACCCCTCATGTTGACGCCATTACAGGCGCGACCAGCCAGAGCGAAGCGGTGAAAAAAGCCGTCTCGAAAGCGATGGTGAAATCCTCCAAAGCTCTGGCGGCAGAAGAGGGCGTTGATCCTAACGCAGCGAAATGTGTTGATGTTGTGGTGGTGGGCAGCGGTGGTGCAGGGCTGGCGGCGGCGATTCAGGCTTATGACGACGGGGCGAGCGTGCTGATTGTCGAGAAAATGCCGAGCATTGGCGGGAACACCATTAAAGCGTCTGCGGGGATGAATGCCGCGGAAACCCGCTTCCAGCAGGTCAAAGGGATTCAGGACAGCAAAGAACTGTTTTATCAGGAATCCCTGAAAGGTGGGCAGAACAGGAACAACCCGGAACTGCTGCGCTGCTTTGTGGAAAACGCGCCAGAGGCTATCGAATGGCTGGCAACGCGCGGCATTATGCTCAATGACATCACCACGACCGGCGGGATGAGCATCGATCGTACGCACCGTCCAAAAGATGGTTCTGCGGTGGGCGGTTATCTGGTAAGCGGTCTGGTGCGCAACGTCAATAAACGGCATATCGACGTGATGCTGGACACTTCTGTGAGCGATATCATTGTCGAAAACGGGGAAGTGACGGGCGTGCGCCTGACCACGGAAGAGAAAGAAACCGTCACCGTCACCACCAAAAGCGTGATCGTAGCGACCGGCGGGTTTAGCGCCAACAGCCAGATGGTGGTGAGATATCGCCCGGATCTGGACGGTTTTGTGACCACGAACCACAAAGGCGCGACGGGCGGCGGGATTGCATTGCTGGAACGTATTGGCGCCGGGACCGTGGATATGGGTGAAATTCAAATTCACCCAACCGTTGAGCAGAACACCTCATATTTGATTTCTGAATCCATTCGCGGCGGTGGCGCGATTCTCGTGAGTCAGCAGGGGAACCGTTTCTTCAACGAGATGGAGACCCGCGACAAAGTGTCGGCTCACATTATCGCGCTGCCTGAGAAATACGCGTACATCGTTTTTGATGAGCACGTTCGGGCAAAAAACAAAGCTGCCGATGAATACATCGCCAAAGGCCTGGTGACCAGCGCCAGCTCGCCGAAAGCGCTGGCGGAGGCGTTGGGTATGGATCACCACGCGTTCCTGGCGACGCTTGAACGCTATAACGGGTTTGTTGAAAAGCAGCACGATGATGATTTCGGTCGCACCACTGCGCTGCGTGCGCCGATCAACGAAGGGCCATTCCACGCGATCCGCATCGCCCCCGGTGTGCATCACACCATGGGCGGCGTGACTGTCAATCCGCAAACCTGTGTTCTGGATAGCGCCGATAACGTCATTCCTGGTGCATATGCAGCGGGTGAAGTGGTCGGTGGTATTCACGGCGGGAATCGAATTGGCGGTAACGCGGTGGCAGATATCATTATTTTTGGTACGCTTGCCGGACATCAGGCGGCAATGCGTTCGAAAAAGCCTGGCTGA
- the apbE_1 gene encoding ApbE family lipoprotein, with product MPDDDRVYSYSAVLMGSPILLKLFSHNEALAAQVFRLIKQYEDLLTVNRARSQVMDINLAAGKHPVAVSRPVFELIRCAKAASLLENSAFNLAIGPLVKRWKIGFQGDSVPPADEINTLLALTDPMEVVLDEAACSVFLTRSGMEIDLGAIAKGYIADRVRDFLRKQGETLGLINLGGNIQTLGSPEGGWTVGVKKPFGAADALIGSLQIENKSVVTSGTYERYFERDGTRYHHILNPRTGYPLGNELDSVTVISTDSIDGDLWTTLLYGLGVEKGCAALRARPDIEAIFVTKASEIVFSSMRHFRFTLLDNRYRLTGNTV from the coding sequence ATGCCAGATGACGACCGCGTCTACAGTTATTCCGCCGTGCTGATGGGCTCTCCCATTCTCCTCAAACTCTTCTCGCACAACGAAGCGCTTGCCGCGCAGGTTTTTCGCTTAATCAAACAGTACGAAGATTTACTGACCGTGAACCGCGCGCGCTCCCAGGTGATGGATATAAATCTCGCCGCTGGGAAGCACCCCGTCGCCGTTAGCCGTCCGGTGTTTGAATTGATTCGCTGTGCAAAAGCGGCCAGTTTGCTGGAAAACAGCGCATTTAATCTGGCCATTGGTCCGCTGGTTAAGCGCTGGAAAATTGGTTTTCAGGGCGACAGCGTCCCGCCTGCCGATGAAATCAATACGCTGCTGGCGTTAACCGATCCGATGGAAGTCGTGCTGGATGAGGCGGCATGCAGCGTGTTTCTTACTCGATCGGGAATGGAGATCGACCTGGGCGCGATCGCTAAAGGCTATATCGCTGACCGGGTAAGGGATTTCCTGCGCAAACAGGGCGAAACGCTGGGGTTAATCAATCTGGGTGGGAACATCCAGACGCTTGGCTCGCCTGAAGGGGGCTGGACGGTCGGGGTTAAAAAACCGTTCGGCGCTGCGGACGCGCTAATCGGTTCGCTGCAAATTGAAAACAAATCGGTGGTGACATCGGGAACCTATGAACGCTATTTCGAACGCGACGGCACGCGTTATCACCACATTTTAAACCCGCGCACCGGTTATCCGCTGGGCAATGAACTCGACAGCGTGACCGTCATCTCGACGGACTCAATCGACGGCGATCTCTGGACCACACTCCTTTACGGATTGGGCGTTGAGAAAGGCTGTGCCGCGCTGCGTGCGCGGCCAGACATTGAAGCGATTTTCGTGACCAAAGCAAGCGAAATTGTATTCTCGTCCATGCGTCACTTTCGTTTTACGCTGCTCGACAACCGCTATCGCCTTACTGGCAATACTGTCTGA
- the dcuS_2 gene encoding sensory histidine kinase DcuS, with protein MPHHVPMLASLRRVSQTGKALQDQEIDCNGRLLLCNTFPVKSQNAVIGAISTFRDKTEIRELMQRMDGMVSYVDALRTHSHEFMNKLHVILGLLHMKRYDKLEEYIIQTAQNYQTDIGTIQNKIKSPVIAGFLLGKINRAKEAGISLTLAEECQVPDTPNTEHVTVLITVLGNLIENALDAMTDQPEGEISLMLHYQNGWLSCEISDDGPGIDPSRLAHIFTKGFSTKGENRGVGLFLARQQLEKLGGEIVVESEPGVFTQFFVQIPWDSERKIA; from the coding sequence ATGCCCCATCACGTTCCGATGCTCGCCTCGCTGCGCAGGGTATCGCAGACGGGTAAGGCATTGCAGGATCAGGAGATTGACTGTAACGGCCGGCTGCTGCTCTGCAACACCTTTCCTGTCAAAAGCCAGAACGCAGTGATTGGCGCAATCAGTACGTTTCGTGACAAAACCGAGATCCGGGAATTGATGCAGCGAATGGATGGGATGGTGAGTTACGTGGATGCGCTGCGGACCCACTCCCATGAGTTTATGAATAAGCTGCATGTGATCCTGGGGCTCCTGCACATGAAGCGCTACGACAAGCTCGAAGAGTACATTATCCAGACGGCGCAAAATTATCAGACGGATATTGGCACCATTCAAAACAAAATCAAATCGCCAGTGATTGCCGGTTTCCTGCTGGGGAAAATAAATCGCGCCAAGGAAGCGGGTATTAGCCTGACGCTGGCGGAAGAGTGTCAGGTGCCGGATACCCCAAATACTGAACACGTGACGGTGCTGATCACGGTGCTCGGTAACCTTATCGAAAACGCACTCGACGCGATGACAGACCAGCCCGAAGGCGAAATCAGCCTGATGCTGCATTATCAAAACGGCTGGCTCAGCTGTGAGATTAGCGATGACGGTCCCGGTATTGACCCGTCGCGTCTGGCGCACATTTTTACTAAAGGTTTTTCGACAAAAGGCGAAAACCGAGGTGTGGGATTATTTCTTGCCCGCCAGCAGCTCGAGAAACTCGGCGGCGAAATCGTCGTGGAATCGGAGCCTGGCGTGTTTACTCAATTTTTTGTTCAGATCCCCTGGGATAGCGAGAGGAAAATCGCGTGA
- the dcuR gene encoding DNA-binding transcriptional activator DcuR yields the protein MINVLIVDDDAMVADLNRLYVNRVEGFSCCGVASTLSQAQAIISNPAQAVDLVLLDVYMQQDNGLDLLPIIRASGRAIDVIMISSASDATTIQTSMHYGVVDYLIKPFQFPRFEEALNGWKEKKHLMGSHQYYEQADVDRLLHGGAPELADSKRLPKGLTPQTLRTICQWIDGHPDTEFSTDDLANAVSISRVSCRKYLIWLAQITILFTSIHYGATGRPVYRYRLQPEQIGLLRQYCQ from the coding sequence GTGATAAATGTCTTAATTGTCGATGATGATGCCATGGTGGCTGACCTTAACCGACTGTATGTGAATCGTGTTGAGGGTTTTAGCTGCTGCGGCGTCGCCTCCACGCTCAGTCAGGCCCAGGCCATCATTAGCAACCCCGCTCAGGCTGTCGATCTGGTGCTGCTGGATGTCTATATGCAGCAGGATAATGGTCTGGATTTGCTGCCGATTATCCGTGCTTCAGGCCGCGCCATCGATGTGATCATGATTTCATCGGCCTCCGATGCCACCACCATTCAGACCTCTATGCACTATGGCGTGGTGGACTACCTGATTAAGCCGTTCCAGTTTCCGCGTTTTGAAGAGGCGCTTAACGGCTGGAAGGAAAAGAAACATCTGATGGGGTCACATCAATATTATGAACAGGCAGACGTTGATCGTCTGCTGCACGGTGGCGCGCCGGAGCTGGCAGACAGCAAACGCCTGCCGAAGGGCTTAACCCCGCAGACGCTGCGCACGATTTGTCAGTGGATTGACGGGCATCCCGACACGGAGTTTTCCACCGATGATCTGGCGAACGCGGTCAGTATTTCACGCGTTTCATGTCGTAAATACCTGATTTGGCTGGCACAGATTACAATTCTATTTACCAGCATTCATTACGGGGCTACCGGTCGTCCGGTGTATCGATACCGGCTCCAGCCGGAACAAATCGGGCTACTCAGACAGTATTGCCAGTAA
- a CDS encoding Membrane transporters of cations and cationic drugs — translation MRRRVFLIKMAMTPPRKLPSLAEPLAMFSNWPLWLGIFLYGMAFLLYAAALAFLPLNVAHPILTSGAIACVALLSVILFREPMYWSTIAGILMVIGGVALITLKVK, via the coding sequence ATGCGTCGGCGAGTGTTTTTAATCAAAATGGCCATGACGCCTCCAAGAAAATTACCGAGTCTTGCTGAACCGCTGGCAATGTTTTCCAATTGGCCACTATGGTTGGGTATTTTTCTCTATGGGATGGCGTTTCTGTTATACGCAGCTGCTTTAGCGTTCCTTCCTCTGAACGTTGCGCATCCGATTCTTACCTCAGGAGCGATTGCCTGCGTTGCGTTGCTCTCGGTGATTCTTTTTCGAGAGCCTATGTATTGGTCAACTATTGCCGGAATTTTGATGGTAATAGGTGGCGTCGCATTGATTACCCTTAAAGTTAAATAA